One window from the genome of Streptomyces cadmiisoli encodes:
- a CDS encoding DUF1684 domain-containing protein, which yields MSTAVSDSAPLPPRDDPREKWDLWCAERRRALTSPTGNLALVETRWLPAGAEADPDAARAGHPGSVTVTTLRRTDLVTGGIEHGLRLWDADAPAIRHFEGVDVFPYNPAWVLEATYTPVPGARRIPFEHVRDNGGTRDLVVPGDIALTVDDHDYTLSAFDDEGTLLLVFGDPTNGTTTYGAGRFLFVQRTDDDNRVVLDFNRAFVPPCGFSDQYNCPMPPRQNRFHVPVQAGEKRPVFRDGFLAQH from the coding sequence ATGAGTACCGCCGTGTCCGACTCCGCCCCCCTTCCGCCTCGCGACGACCCGAGGGAGAAGTGGGACCTCTGGTGTGCCGAGCGCCGCCGCGCGCTCACCTCACCGACCGGCAACCTGGCCCTCGTCGAGACGCGCTGGCTGCCTGCGGGCGCGGAAGCCGACCCCGACGCAGCCCGCGCCGGGCATCCCGGCTCCGTGACGGTCACCACGTTGAGGCGCACGGACCTGGTCACCGGCGGTATCGAGCACGGCCTGCGCTTGTGGGACGCGGACGCTCCCGCCATCCGTCACTTCGAGGGCGTGGACGTCTTCCCGTACAACCCGGCCTGGGTCCTGGAAGCCACCTACACGCCGGTCCCGGGCGCCCGCCGCATCCCCTTCGAGCACGTCCGGGACAACGGCGGTACCCGTGATCTCGTCGTCCCCGGCGACATCGCGCTCACCGTCGACGATCACGACTACACCCTCAGCGCCTTCGACGACGAGGGCACCCTGCTGCTCGTCTTCGGCGACCCCACCAACGGGACGACCACCTACGGTGCCGGCCGCTTCCTGTTCGTCCAGCGCACCGACGACGACAACCGGGTCGTCCTCGACTTCAACCGGGCCTTCGTACCGCCCTGCGGCTTCTCCGATCAGTACAACTGTCCGATGCCGCCGCGGCAGAACCGCTTCCACGTGCCTGTCCAGGCCGGCGAGAAGCGCCCCGTCTTCCGCGACGGCTTCCTCGCACAGCACTGA
- a CDS encoding ABC transporter substrate-binding protein, translating into MRLNKPALYTAATTATLALVLTACGGSTTGATGGSWDKNATVDIGSLYEPQNLDNTAGGGQGVTEALNGNVYEGLFRLTDDGKVEKLLAQDYETSADGLTYTFTLRDGVKFHSGEELTSADVKYSLEKVLADDSQSARRSNLEVVKDIATPDARTVEVTLSKRSISFVYNLSYVWIINSQAKDLKTTEDGTGPYTLGKWTRGSALSLNRFAGYWGEAAANKEVVFHYFKDASALNNALLTNAVDVVTSEQSPDALDQFKSNQNYKVNSGNSTTKLLLAFNDKAKPFTDVKVRQAVSAAIDDKKLLESVWGGYGKLIGSMVPPTDPWYEDLTSVDIHDVTKAKKLLAEAGYAKGFSFTLDTPNYDPHPTAAAFIKSQLAKVGITVEINTITPNEWYTKVYKNRDFTATLQEHVNDRDLVWYGNPDFYWGYDNKQVTQWVEQAEEATTTARQNELLKKVNRKTAEDAASDWLYLYPQIVVASTKLSGYPLNGLNSQFYAYDIKKTG; encoded by the coding sequence ATGAGACTGAACAAGCCTGCCCTGTACACCGCCGCGACCACCGCCACCCTCGCGCTGGTCCTCACCGCCTGCGGCGGCTCCACGACCGGCGCCACCGGCGGCAGCTGGGACAAGAACGCCACCGTCGACATCGGCTCCCTGTACGAACCGCAGAACCTCGACAACACCGCGGGCGGCGGCCAGGGCGTCACCGAGGCCCTCAACGGCAACGTCTACGAAGGCCTTTTCCGTCTGACGGACGACGGCAAGGTCGAAAAGCTTCTCGCCCAGGACTACGAGACCAGCGCCGACGGCCTCACCTACACCTTCACCCTGCGCGACGGCGTCAAGTTCCACAGCGGCGAAGAGCTGACCAGCGCCGACGTCAAGTACAGCCTGGAGAAGGTCCTCGCCGACGATTCGCAGTCCGCCCGCAGGAGCAACCTGGAGGTCGTCAAGGACATCGCGACCCCCGACGCGCGCACCGTCGAGGTCACGCTGTCCAAGCGGTCGATCTCCTTCGTCTACAACCTCTCCTACGTCTGGATCATCAACTCCCAGGCGAAGGACCTGAAGACGACCGAGGACGGCACCGGCCCGTACACCCTCGGCAAGTGGACGCGCGGCTCCGCGCTGAGCCTGAACCGGTTCGCCGGCTACTGGGGCGAGGCAGCGGCGAACAAGGAGGTCGTCTTCCACTACTTCAAGGATGCCTCCGCCCTCAACAACGCCCTGCTCACCAACGCCGTCGACGTGGTCACCAGCGAGCAGTCGCCGGACGCCCTCGACCAGTTCAAGAGCAACCAGAACTACAAGGTCAACAGCGGCAACTCGACCACCAAACTGCTGCTCGCCTTCAACGACAAGGCCAAGCCCTTCACGGACGTCAAGGTGCGTCAGGCCGTGTCCGCCGCCATCGACGACAAGAAGCTGCTGGAATCCGTCTGGGGCGGCTACGGCAAGCTCATCGGCTCCATGGTTCCGCCCACCGACCCGTGGTACGAGGACCTCACCTCCGTGGACATCCACGACGTCACCAAGGCCAAGAAGCTGCTCGCCGAGGCCGGTTACGCCAAGGGCTTCTCCTTCACCCTCGACACCCCCAACTACGACCCGCACCCCACCGCCGCCGCCTTCATCAAGTCGCAGCTCGCCAAGGTCGGCATCACCGTCGAGATCAACACCATCACGCCCAACGAGTGGTACACGAAGGTCTACAAGAACCGCGACTTCACGGCCACGCTCCAGGAGCACGTCAACGACCGCGACCTGGTCTGGTACGGCAACCCCGACTTCTACTGGGGCTACGACAACAAGCAGGTCACACAGTGGGTCGAGCAGGCCGAGGAGGCCACCACGACCGCACGGCAGAACGAACTGCTGAAGAAGGTCAACCGCAAGACCGCCGAGGACGCGGCCAGCGACTGGCTGTACCTCTACCCGCAGATCGTGGTCGCCAGCACCAAGCTGTCCGGCTACCCGCTCAACGGCCTCAACTCCCAGTTCTACGCCTACGACATCAAGAAGACGGGCTGA
- a CDS encoding ABC transporter permease, whose product MGRYLLRRLTFLVVSLALASVVLFVLLRLLPGDPANALTSVGASPDQIAAARHSIGSDRPLPEQFTRWLGQLVRGDLGTSFVSSLPVGPEVTARLDLTLPLTLAAFVLAVVIAVPVGFVAAHKRHTWYGALLSGISQLGMAVPVFWLGMILIALFALNAGWLPSGGFPQDGWDAPAEAVRSLVLPVVTIALVMSASLTRYVRSATLDVVNSDYLRTARALGASLPAAMWRHGLRNASVPVVSVLGIELASTLLGAVVVESVFALPGLGSMLATGIAQHDYPVIQGVLFASTLAVLLIGFVADLVQRIIDPRLRDRLSGVAR is encoded by the coding sequence ATGGGGCGCTACCTCCTGCGCCGTCTCACCTTTCTCGTGGTGTCGCTGGCCCTGGCCAGTGTGGTGCTGTTCGTCCTGCTGCGCCTCCTGCCCGGCGACCCGGCCAACGCGCTGACCTCGGTGGGCGCGAGCCCGGACCAGATCGCCGCGGCCCGCCACTCGATCGGATCCGACCGGCCGCTGCCCGAACAGTTCACCCGCTGGCTCGGGCAGCTGGTGCGGGGTGACCTCGGCACGTCCTTCGTCAGCTCCCTGCCGGTCGGTCCCGAAGTGACCGCCCGCCTGGACCTCACCCTCCCGCTGACGCTCGCCGCCTTCGTGCTGGCCGTCGTCATCGCGGTACCCGTCGGCTTCGTCGCTGCCCACAAGCGGCACACGTGGTACGGCGCTCTGCTCAGCGGCATCTCACAACTCGGCATGGCCGTACCGGTGTTCTGGCTCGGCATGATCCTCATCGCCCTGTTCGCGCTGAACGCCGGCTGGCTGCCCTCCGGCGGCTTCCCCCAGGACGGCTGGGACGCACCCGCCGAGGCCGTGCGCTCCCTCGTCCTGCCCGTGGTCACCATCGCCCTGGTGATGAGCGCCTCACTGACCCGGTACGTCCGCTCCGCCACCCTCGACGTCGTCAACAGCGACTACCTGCGAACCGCCCGCGCCCTCGGCGCCTCCCTCCCGGCCGCCATGTGGCGCCACGGTCTGCGCAACGCCTCCGTGCCGGTCGTCTCCGTCCTGGGCATCGAACTCGCCTCGACCCTGCTCGGCGCGGTCGTCGTGGAGTCCGTGTTCGCGCTGCCCGGCCTCGGCTCCATGCTCGCCACCGGCATCGCCCAGCACGACTACCCCGTGATCCAGGGAGTGCTGTTCGCCTCCACCCTCGCCGTTCTGCTGATCGGCTTCGTCGCCGACCTCGTCCAGCGGATCATCGACCCGCGGCTGCGCGACCGGCTCTCG
- a CDS encoding DUF1062 domain-containing protein: protein MHNNWLVVPTCLPLVLRRCHACACERFRAGGKFRVNANHKLIDAWLLVLCTACGETAKLTVLERVHVRTVRPELLDRLHDNDLGLTAELFQDPLLQRRNRIALDWDDAWRLDTGGSAHLDREVIDVSVRFAARIPVRPVRLIAEGCGLSRAEVERLITDGKLVSAVRLSGKTSGDFTFTLKR from the coding sequence GTGCACAACAACTGGCTGGTCGTGCCCACCTGCCTGCCGCTCGTTCTCCGCCGTTGCCACGCATGCGCCTGCGAGCGCTTCCGGGCCGGCGGCAAATTCCGCGTCAACGCCAACCACAAGCTCATCGACGCCTGGCTCCTCGTGCTCTGTACCGCGTGCGGGGAAACCGCGAAGCTCACGGTCCTGGAGCGGGTGCACGTGCGCACCGTCCGACCCGAGCTGCTGGACCGGCTGCATGACAACGACCTTGGACTGACAGCCGAACTGTTCCAGGATCCGCTCCTGCAGCGCCGCAATCGCATCGCCCTCGACTGGGACGACGCCTGGCGCCTCGACACCGGCGGATCGGCTCACCTGGACCGCGAGGTGATCGATGTCTCGGTCCGCTTTGCGGCGCGGATCCCTGTCCGTCCGGTACGGCTGATCGCCGAAGGCTGCGGTCTTTCACGGGCCGAGGTCGAGAGACTGATCACTGACGGGAAACTCGTTTCGGCAGTCCGCCTGAGCGGCAAGACCTCCGGGGACTTCACCTTCACGCTCAAGCGCTGA
- a CDS encoding cold-shock protein, producing the protein MASGTVKWFNAEKGYGFIAQDDGGPDVFAHYSEITGNGYRELKEGEHVTFEIGQGQKGPQAQNIVRG; encoded by the coding sequence ATGGCCAGCGGCACTGTGAAGTGGTTCAACGCCGAAAAGGGCTACGGCTTCATCGCGCAGGACGACGGAGGTCCCGACGTCTTCGCGCACTACTCCGAGATCACGGGCAACGGGTACCGCGAGCTGAAGGAAGGCGAACACGTCACCTTCGAGATCGGACAGGGCCAGAAGGGGCCGCAGGCACAGAACATCGTCCGGGGCTGA